From Corynebacterium frankenforstense DSM 45800, the proteins below share one genomic window:
- a CDS encoding TetR/AcrR family transcriptional regulator, with translation MAGLWETKKAATRAAIIESAARILFERGTEALTVAAIAEEAGVSPRTFHNYFSSREDALLEYVVGQVTLLIDELRGAPKDQPLLAALEEATVCGLTAREGEPGPLSAIVRVSEVLNFSLPEDARVRVREQVEQPLLALVAERDPELPELEARVLIGAAGAAAGAAAHTYTDLIEAGKPADPKQLVRRAFAMLGSIPV, from the coding sequence ATGGCCGGACTGTGGGAGACCAAGAAAGCCGCGACGCGCGCCGCGATCATCGAATCGGCCGCACGCATCCTGTTCGAGCGCGGCACCGAGGCCCTGACCGTCGCGGCCATCGCAGAGGAGGCCGGCGTCTCGCCGCGCACCTTCCACAACTACTTCTCCTCCCGAGAGGACGCGCTCCTCGAGTACGTCGTCGGCCAGGTCACGCTGCTCATCGACGAGCTGCGCGGCGCCCCGAAGGATCAGCCACTGCTGGCGGCCCTGGAGGAGGCGACCGTCTGCGGGCTGACCGCCCGCGAGGGTGAGCCGGGGCCGCTGTCCGCGATCGTGCGCGTCAGCGAGGTGCTCAACTTCTCGCTGCCGGAGGATGCGCGCGTGCGTGTCCGCGAGCAGGTCGAACAGCCGCTGCTGGCCCTGGTCGCTGAGCGCGACCCGGAGCTGCCGGAGCTCGAGGCCCGCGTGCTCATCGGCGCCGCCGGTGCCGCCGCCGGCGCGGCGGCCCACACCTACACCGACCTGATCGAGGCCGGGAAACCGGCGGACCCCAAGCAGCTGGTGCGCCGCGCCTTCGCGATGCTCGGCTCGATCCCGGTGTAG
- a CDS encoding MMPL family transporter has product MSKFLYKVGRTAYRLKWPFLAVWLILLVAVAGLAGAFAKTPSDSFNIPGLQAVETQEKMQEYFPEAGDAINEPTGSVVIKAEDGTLADPENSRAVDALIEDLRDTGALHETEDQPMVNPVMADAGMRQQMTQQLSAQGVPEPKIEKDIAAVSPLSPDKTTGTIRVAFDAESSMDIPSDELHSVMDVLNEHNGQDGLEVSYNGNAFNGERELDMTSELIGLAVAALVLLVTFGSMVAAGMPLVTAVVGVALGVLGVRLCTAFSTDINEMTPTLASMIGLAVGIDYALFITSRFRNELIAAAGAYDTDPKGVAKLLRGLSRDQRAHAMGVATGTAGTSVVFAGTTVLIALAALSIINIPFLTAMALAAAATVAIAVLVAVTFLPALLGLMGTRAFAGRVPGPKVPDPEDEKPTMGLLWVRKVRAHPWLALGAGVIVLGLLAIPAANMRLAMPTDGSATLGSPQRTAYETTSDAFGDGRNAPMIALVEAPEDEGADADATQKNMAVYGQAVEDFSRIDGVENAQIVGVSEKGDAAQVLITPTGGATDEETSQTLVDLRAHEADFHGETGASYGITGATPIFDDMSERLADVLIPYIAIVLVLAFLVLMLVFRSIWVPLIAALGFGLSVAATFGVTVALFQEGWGGIVEDPQPLLSFLPIMLIGLVFGLAMDYEVFLVTRMREGYHRGKTAGNVTANGFKHGARVVTAAALIMTSVFAAFALQDMPFIKTMGFALAAAIVFDAFVVRMMIIPATMFLLGDRAWWLPKWIDRILPNIDIEGEGLKDLEPPVAASEDAAGAGEGKPGDGGSTAVSAGDGGTGQR; this is encoded by the coding sequence ATGTCGAAATTCCTCTACAAGGTGGGCCGCACGGCCTACCGACTGAAATGGCCGTTCCTGGCCGTGTGGCTGATACTCCTGGTCGCCGTGGCCGGGCTGGCCGGAGCCTTCGCCAAGACACCGTCGGACAGCTTCAACATCCCGGGCCTGCAGGCCGTCGAGACCCAGGAGAAGATGCAGGAGTACTTCCCCGAGGCCGGCGACGCGATCAACGAGCCCACCGGCTCGGTCGTCATCAAGGCCGAGGACGGAACCCTCGCCGACCCCGAGAACTCCCGGGCCGTCGACGCGCTGATCGAGGATCTGCGCGACACCGGTGCCCTGCACGAGACCGAGGACCAGCCGATGGTCAACCCGGTCATGGCCGACGCGGGCATGCGTCAGCAGATGACGCAGCAGCTGTCCGCCCAGGGCGTGCCCGAGCCCAAGATCGAGAAGGACATCGCCGCGGTCAGCCCGTTGAGCCCGGACAAGACCACCGGCACCATCCGGGTGGCCTTCGACGCGGAGTCCTCGATGGACATCCCCTCCGACGAGCTGCACAGCGTCATGGACGTGCTCAACGAGCACAACGGCCAGGACGGCCTCGAGGTCTCCTACAACGGCAACGCCTTCAACGGCGAGCGTGAGCTCGACATGACCTCGGAGCTGATCGGTCTGGCCGTGGCGGCCCTGGTCCTCCTGGTCACCTTCGGCTCCATGGTCGCCGCCGGCATGCCGCTGGTCACCGCCGTGGTCGGCGTGGCCCTCGGCGTGCTGGGCGTGCGCCTGTGCACCGCCTTCTCGACCGACATCAACGAGATGACTCCGACGCTGGCCTCCATGATCGGCCTGGCCGTCGGCATCGACTACGCGCTGTTCATCACCTCGCGCTTCCGCAACGAACTGATCGCCGCGGCCGGCGCCTACGACACCGACCCCAAGGGCGTGGCGAAACTGCTGCGTGGGCTGAGCAGGGACCAGCGCGCGCACGCGATGGGTGTGGCCACCGGCACCGCGGGCACCTCCGTCGTCTTCGCCGGCACCACCGTGCTCATCGCCCTGGCGGCGCTGTCCATCATCAACATCCCGTTCCTGACGGCGATGGCCCTGGCCGCCGCCGCGACCGTCGCCATCGCCGTGCTGGTCGCCGTGACCTTCCTGCCCGCCCTGCTGGGGCTCATGGGCACCCGTGCCTTCGCCGGTCGAGTGCCCGGGCCGAAGGTCCCGGACCCCGAGGACGAGAAGCCGACCATGGGTCTGCTGTGGGTGCGCAAGGTCCGCGCCCACCCGTGGCTGGCGCTCGGTGCCGGCGTGATCGTGCTCGGCCTCCTGGCCATCCCGGCGGCCAACATGCGCCTGGCGATGCCTACCGACGGCTCGGCGACGCTGGGCTCGCCGCAGCGCACCGCCTACGAGACCACGTCCGACGCCTTCGGCGACGGCCGCAACGCCCCGATGATCGCGCTGGTCGAGGCGCCGGAGGACGAGGGCGCGGACGCGGATGCCACCCAGAAGAACATGGCCGTCTACGGACAGGCCGTCGAGGACTTCTCCCGGATCGACGGCGTGGAGAACGCCCAGATCGTCGGCGTCTCCGAGAAGGGCGATGCCGCCCAGGTGCTGATCACGCCGACCGGTGGCGCCACCGACGAGGAGACCTCGCAGACTCTGGTGGACCTGCGCGCCCACGAGGCGGACTTCCACGGGGAGACCGGTGCCAGCTACGGCATCACCGGCGCCACCCCGATCTTCGACGACATGTCCGAGCGCCTCGCCGACGTGCTCATCCCCTACATCGCCATCGTGCTGGTGCTCGCCTTCCTGGTGCTCATGCTCGTCTTCCGCTCGATCTGGGTGCCGCTGATCGCCGCGCTCGGCTTCGGGCTGTCGGTGGCCGCGACCTTCGGCGTGACCGTGGCTCTCTTCCAGGAGGGCTGGGGCGGCATCGTCGAGGACCCGCAGCCGCTGCTGAGCTTCCTGCCGATCATGCTCATCGGGCTGGTCTTCGGCCTGGCGATGGACTACGAGGTCTTCCTGGTCACCCGCATGCGCGAGGGCTACCACCGCGGCAAGACCGCCGGCAACGTCACCGCCAACGGCTTCAAGCACGGCGCCCGCGTGGTCACGGCCGCCGCACTGATCATGACCAGCGTGTTCGCGGCCTTCGCCCTGCAGGACATGCCTTTCATCAAGACCATGGGCTTCGCTCTGGCGGCGGCCATCGTCTTCGACGCCTTCGTGGTGCGCATGATGATCATCCCCGCCACGATGTTCCTCCTCGGCGACCGAGCGTGGTGGCTGCCCAAGTGGATCGACCGCATCCTGCCCAACATCGACATCGAGGGCGAGGGGCTCAAGGACCTCGAGCCGCCGGTGGCGGCCTCCGAGGACGCTGCCGGGGCGGGCGAGGGCAAGCCCGGCGACGGTGGCAGCACCGCGGTCTCGGCCGGGGACGGGGGCACCGGCCAGCGCTGA